From Terriglobia bacterium, the proteins below share one genomic window:
- the kdpB gene encoding potassium-transporting ATPase subunit KdpB yields MASVIAPPPELKSDERAEAAQLISKGVRSRPLFDPEIVKRATKESFVKLNPRHVAKNPVMFVVEAGAALTTVFVIKDAVIGAGGLLFGIQIALWLWFTVLFANFAEAMAEARGKAQADNLRKTKTDTLAKKLLSGDRFEMVASSQLRSGDVVYVEAGYLIPGDGEVVEGIASVDESVITGESAPVIRESGGDRSAVTGGTKVLSDHITIKITSNPGETFLDRMIALVEGAVRQKTPNEIALNILIAGLTLIFLLAVGTLPPYAKYAIQSAGGGTSPSVAVLVSLLVCLIPTTIGGLLSAIGIAGMDRVMQHNVLAMSGKAVEASGDVNTLLLDKTGTITLGNRQAVEFITVDGINDSELADAAQLSSLADETPEGRSIVVLAKEKYGLRGREVAEHEAHFIPFSAYTRMSGVDMNGRKLRKGATDAIIQFVEEQGGTAPSTLKGLSEQISRNGGTPLAVAEGRRVLGLIHLKDIVKGGMKERLASLRAMGIRSVMITGDNPLTAAAIASEAGVDDFLAQATPKDKLEYIKKEQAGGRLVAMTGDGTNDAPALAQADVGVAMNTGTMAAKEAGNMVDLDSNPTKLIEIVAIGKQLLITRGALTTFSIANDVAKYFAIIPAMFAAMYPELNKLNIMGLHSPQSAVLAAVIFNALIIIALVPLALRGVQYKPVSAGQMLSRNLLIYGLGGIIVPFPGIWVIDKLIVALGLA; encoded by the coding sequence ATGGCAAGCGTGATCGCTCCTCCCCCAGAATTGAAGTCCGACGAACGGGCGGAAGCCGCGCAGCTGATCTCGAAAGGGGTCCGGAGTCGGCCTCTGTTCGATCCGGAAATCGTGAAGCGTGCAACGAAGGAATCGTTCGTCAAGCTGAACCCGCGGCACGTGGCGAAGAATCCCGTCATGTTCGTCGTCGAAGCCGGCGCGGCCCTGACGACGGTCTTTGTTATCAAGGATGCCGTGATCGGCGCCGGCGGTCTTCTGTTCGGTATCCAGATCGCATTGTGGCTCTGGTTCACGGTGTTGTTCGCTAACTTTGCGGAAGCCATGGCGGAAGCGCGAGGCAAAGCGCAAGCCGACAACCTCCGGAAAACCAAAACGGACACGCTGGCCAAGAAGCTGCTTTCGGGCGACCGGTTCGAGATGGTCGCTTCCTCGCAGCTGCGCTCCGGCGATGTGGTGTATGTCGAAGCGGGCTATCTGATCCCGGGTGACGGCGAAGTCGTCGAAGGCATCGCCAGCGTGGATGAGTCTGTGATCACCGGCGAAAGCGCTCCGGTCATCCGCGAATCCGGTGGAGACCGCAGCGCGGTAACCGGCGGCACGAAAGTCCTGTCGGATCACATCACCATCAAAATCACCTCGAATCCCGGAGAAACCTTCCTCGACCGCATGATCGCGCTGGTCGAAGGCGCGGTGCGCCAGAAGACGCCGAACGAGATCGCTCTCAATATTCTGATCGCGGGTCTGACCCTGATCTTCCTGCTGGCCGTGGGAACCCTTCCGCCCTACGCAAAATATGCCATCCAGTCTGCGGGCGGCGGCACATCGCCGTCGGTCGCCGTGCTGGTATCGCTGCTGGTCTGCCTGATTCCGACGACGATCGGCGGATTACTGTCGGCAATCGGTATCGCCGGCATGGATCGCGTGATGCAGCACAACGTTCTGGCCATGAGCGGAAAAGCCGTCGAGGCATCGGGCGATGTCAACACGCTCCTGCTGGATAAGACCGGCACGATCACCCTCGGCAACCGTCAGGCCGTCGAATTCATCACCGTCGATGGAATCAACGACAGCGAATTGGCCGACGCGGCTCAGCTTTCGAGCCTCGCGGATGAAACTCCGGAAGGCCGCTCGATCGTCGTCCTGGCTAAAGAGAAGTACGGCCTCCGCGGCCGTGAAGTGGCCGAGCACGAAGCGCATTTCATTCCGTTTTCCGCATACACGCGCATGAGCGGCGTCGATATGAACGGCCGCAAGCTTCGCAAAGGCGCAACCGATGCCATCATCCAGTTCGTTGAGGAACAGGGAGGCACGGCGCCGTCAACCCTGAAAGGACTGTCCGAACAGATTTCGAGGAACGGCGGCACTCCGCTGGCCGTGGCGGAAGGCCGGAGAGTTCTGGGGTTGATCCACCTGAAAGACATTGTCAAAGGTGGAATGAAGGAACGCCTCGCGTCGCTTCGCGCGATGGGTATTCGCTCGGTCATGATCACTGGAGACAACCCGCTGACGGCCGCCGCGATCGCGTCGGAAGCCGGCGTGGATGACTTTCTCGCCCAGGCGACGCCGAAAGACAAGCTCGAATACATCAAGAAGGAACAGGCCGGCGGCCGGCTGGTGGCCATGACCGGTGACGGCACCAACGACGCGCCGGCCCTGGCGCAGGCGGATGTGGGCGTCGCGATGAATACCGGAACCATGGCGGCAAAGGAAGCCGGCAACATGGTCGATCTCGACAGCAACCCCACGAAACTCATCGAGATTGTCGCCATCGGCAAACAGCTGCTCATTACCCGCGGCGCACTGACGACATTTTCTATCGCGAACGACGTCGCGAAATATTTCGCCATCATTCCGGCGATGTTCGCGGCGATGTATCCGGAACTGAACAAGCTGAACATCATGGGATTACATTCGCCGCAAAGCGCGGTTCTCGCCGCTGTGATCTTCAACGCTCTGATCATTATTGCGCTGGTACCGCTCGCTTTGCGCGGCGTCCAGTACAAGCCGGTCAGCGCGGGCCAGATGCTGAGCCGGAATCTCTTGATTTACGGGTTGGGCGGAATCATCGTGCCGTTCCCCGGTATCTGGGTGATCGACAAACTTATCGTGGCGCTGGGCCTGGCCTAG
- the kdpA gene encoding potassium-transporting ATPase subunit KdpA — protein sequence MTLLGIGQIVIFFLIVLALTKPAGLFMYRVFESKRTFLHPVLRPVERLIYWLGGVKEGEEQTWVWYTASLIGLSVFCFLFPYAIQRLQGLLPLNPMHFSTPQAPMNATPMTPDLAFNTAVSFMTNTNWQSYSPDTTLGYLVQMAALAVQNFVSAAVGIAVAIAVMRGFARHTAKTIGNFWVDTTRAMLYILLPLSIVAALFFVWQGSIQNFKGPATVQTLEGAPQAIEQGPLASQLAIKMLGTNGGGYFNANSAHPYENPTPLSNMIQMLLIFSIGAGLTYTFGKMIQDTRQGWAILATMSTLFLAGALICYWAEQRGNPMTSNMGIQSAYTSSQPGGNMEGKEVRFGNAMTTLFATVTTDASCGAVIGMHDSFTPLGGLVPLFNIQTDEVIFGGVGAGFYSIIIYIIVAVFIGGLMVGRTPEYVGKKIEQKEVKMAIIAVIATSLVILGFTAITSIVPFAKDHYWNGAYGPATGNLNNGGAHGFSEILYAYSSGAGNNGSAFAGISANTPWYNLTIGLDMLIGRFLFIIPVLAIAGSLARKKVIPVTSGTLPTHGSLFVVLLIGTIVIVGALTYFPALSLGPIVEHFQMLSGKVF from the coding sequence ATGACTTTACTGGGTATTGGACAGATTGTGATCTTCTTCCTGATCGTGCTGGCCTTGACGAAGCCTGCCGGTTTGTTCATGTATCGCGTCTTCGAAAGCAAGCGGACCTTTCTTCATCCGGTGCTTCGCCCGGTCGAGCGGCTGATCTACTGGTTGGGAGGCGTAAAGGAAGGTGAGGAGCAGACCTGGGTGTGGTACACCGCATCCCTGATCGGCCTCAGCGTCTTTTGCTTCCTGTTTCCGTATGCCATTCAGCGCCTTCAGGGGCTTCTCCCGTTGAATCCGATGCACTTCTCGACGCCTCAGGCGCCGATGAATGCGACGCCGATGACGCCGGATCTTGCATTCAACACGGCCGTCAGTTTCATGACCAATACGAACTGGCAATCGTATTCGCCCGACACCACGCTCGGTTACCTGGTGCAGATGGCGGCGCTGGCGGTCCAGAACTTCGTTTCAGCAGCAGTCGGAATCGCAGTTGCGATTGCCGTGATGCGCGGCTTCGCGCGGCACACGGCGAAGACGATCGGCAATTTCTGGGTGGATACGACCCGCGCAATGCTTTACATTCTGTTGCCGCTCTCGATTGTTGCCGCCCTTTTCTTTGTATGGCAGGGTTCGATTCAGAACTTCAAAGGGCCGGCTACGGTTCAAACCCTCGAAGGCGCTCCACAGGCCATCGAGCAGGGCCCCCTGGCTTCTCAACTTGCGATCAAGATGTTGGGAACGAACGGCGGAGGCTACTTCAATGCCAACTCCGCCCATCCCTATGAGAATCCGACGCCGTTATCGAACATGATCCAGATGTTGCTGATTTTTTCGATCGGCGCGGGCTTGACCTACACGTTCGGCAAGATGATTCAGGACACGCGTCAAGGCTGGGCGATCCTGGCAACAATGTCCACGCTCTTCCTCGCGGGGGCCCTTATCTGTTATTGGGCGGAGCAGCGCGGAAATCCCATGACCTCCAATATGGGCATCCAGAGCGCATACACCAGTTCTCAACCCGGCGGCAACATGGAAGGCAAGGAAGTCCGCTTCGGTAACGCGATGACCACGCTGTTTGCCACGGTTACGACCGATGCCAGTTGCGGAGCAGTCATCGGGATGCACGATAGCTTTACACCGCTCGGAGGTCTCGTTCCGCTCTTCAATATTCAGACGGATGAAGTGATCTTCGGCGGCGTCGGGGCCGGTTTCTACAGCATCATTATTTACATCATCGTCGCCGTGTTCATCGGCGGCCTGATGGTCGGCCGCACGCCCGAATACGTGGGTAAGAAGATCGAGCAGAAGGAAGTGAAGATGGCGATCATCGCCGTCATCGCGACGTCGTTGGTCATTCTGGGATTCACCGCCATCACCTCCATCGTCCCATTCGCCAAGGATCATTACTGGAACGGCGCCTACGGTCCTGCTACGGGCAACCTCAATAATGGCGGGGCTCACGGCTTCTCGGAGATCCTCTATGCCTACAGCAGCGGCGCGGGGAACAACGGCAGCGCGTTCGCCGGGATCAGCGCGAACACGCCCTGGTACAACCTGACGATCGGGCTGGACATGCTGATCGGGCGATTCCTGTTCATTATCCCCGTGCTTGCGATCGCCGGCAGCCTGGCCCGCAAGAAAGTCATTCCGGTGACGAGCGGCACATTGCCGACGCACGGCTCGCTGTTCGTCGTCCTGCTGATCGGAACCATCGTCATCGTCGGCGCGCTGACCTATTTCCCGGCTCTTTCGTTGGGGCCGATCGTCGAGCATTTCCAAATGCTCAGCGGAAAGGTGTTTTGA
- a CDS encoding APC family permease: protein MKSRSDAAPAGAPRVLIASTAMLAFITFWQAAAIVLNDMGSSAFYAGAIAEHFIGKTAPWFIFAIMVLSFAVRSLYIESCSMFVRGGVYRVVKEAMGSLLAKFSVSALMFDYILTGPISGVSAGLYLVGLINEVLMYFHSTVHLPVNATAAFFAILVTIYFWRENIKGIPESSEKALRIMYVTTVMVVLMIGWCLYTLSVRGVHIPPLPHLRNIVYSDDALGWLKNTSLPYTIGLIGILIGLGHSVLAMSGEETMAQVYREIEHPKLKNLEKAGFIIFAYSLIFTAGVAFFAVMIIPDAVRNSFQDNPIGGLAMYLAGPLWARIAFRGFVAIVGTLMLAGAVNTSIVGSNGVLNRVSEDGILPQWFRHPQRKFGTTHRILNLVVILQIATIILSRGDIFILGEAYAFGVMWSFATKGLAVLVLRYTHRGERDFRVPLNFRIFGIEIPIGLGLITLTLVALCIINLLTKQVATISGVAFTLIFFAIFSITEYRTKKKSTEHAELDQFNLEGSDDLTPDRLGVRPGNVLVMVRNYNTLQNLSSVLDRVDPHKKDVVVLHMRFLQRTGGGEYQLTDEQLFSIEEQKLFTRALEIAEKKGKTIHLAVAAATDKWDAILRAAQSLESSAVALGASPNTSVVEDARLAGLAWERLSDPKPQLALQFYFPTGQDQIFYLGPHAPHLTPKEIDLLHGIWLACSNEVAPEELHHHDVIHFALEELQHDLTNSQREQVVKRLREHLQAIKTRRAPALR, encoded by the coding sequence ATGAAATCTCGATCAGATGCAGCACCGGCCGGCGCCCCACGGGTGCTGATCGCTTCAACAGCGATGCTGGCATTCATCACTTTCTGGCAGGCCGCCGCCATCGTGCTGAACGACATGGGGTCCTCCGCCTTTTACGCCGGAGCGATCGCGGAGCATTTCATCGGCAAGACCGCGCCGTGGTTCATTTTCGCGATCATGGTCCTGTCGTTTGCCGTGCGCTCGCTCTACATCGAGAGCTGCAGCATGTTCGTGCGCGGCGGCGTCTATCGCGTGGTGAAAGAGGCGATGGGCTCGCTGCTGGCCAAGTTCTCGGTTTCCGCCCTGATGTTCGACTACATCCTGACCGGCCCGATCAGCGGCGTGTCGGCGGGTTTATATCTCGTCGGATTGATCAACGAAGTCCTGATGTATTTTCATTCGACCGTCCACCTTCCAGTCAATGCGACCGCCGCGTTTTTTGCCATTCTGGTGACCATTTATTTCTGGCGGGAAAACATCAAGGGCATTCCGGAATCGAGCGAGAAGGCTTTACGCATCATGTACGTCACCACCGTGATGGTCGTGTTGATGATCGGCTGGTGCCTTTACACGCTCTCCGTGCGCGGTGTGCACATTCCGCCGCTGCCGCATCTGCGGAATATCGTGTATTCGGATGATGCGCTCGGTTGGCTGAAGAACACCTCGCTGCCGTATACCATCGGCCTGATCGGCATCCTGATCGGCCTCGGCCACTCGGTCCTCGCGATGAGCGGCGAAGAGACGATGGCTCAGGTTTACCGCGAAATCGAACATCCGAAGTTGAAGAACCTCGAGAAAGCAGGATTCATCATCTTTGCGTACAGCCTGATCTTCACGGCGGGAGTCGCGTTCTTTGCCGTCATGATCATCCCCGACGCCGTACGCAACAGCTTCCAGGACAATCCGATCGGCGGATTGGCGATGTATCTTGCCGGACCGTTATGGGCGCGGATTGCCTTCCGGGGATTCGTGGCCATCGTGGGCACGCTGATGCTTGCCGGAGCTGTCAATACATCGATTGTCGGGTCGAATGGCGTGCTCAACAGAGTTTCGGAAGACGGCATTCTTCCGCAGTGGTTCCGTCATCCGCAAAGGAAATTCGGCACCACGCACCGGATTCTCAACCTCGTCGTCATTCTCCAGATCGCGACGATCATACTCAGCCGCGGCGATATCTTTATTCTCGGCGAAGCCTATGCCTTCGGCGTCATGTGGAGTTTCGCGACGAAAGGGCTGGCGGTTCTGGTGCTCCGCTATACGCATCGCGGCGAACGCGACTTCCGCGTGCCCTTGAATTTTAGAATCTTTGGCATCGAAATCCCCATCGGCCTCGGTTTGATCACGTTGACGCTGGTGGCTCTTTGCATCATCAACCTGCTGACGAAGCAGGTGGCCACGATTTCGGGCGTCGCCTTTACGTTGATCTTCTTTGCGATTTTTTCGATTACCGAATACAGGACGAAGAAAAAGTCGACCGAACACGCCGAACTCGACCAGTTCAATCTCGAAGGCAGTGATGATCTCACGCCGGACCGGCTGGGGGTTCGTCCCGGCAACGTTCTGGTCATGGTCCGGAACTACAACACGCTTCAGAACCTCTCGTCCGTTCTCGATCGCGTCGATCCCCATAAGAAAGACGTCGTCGTGCTTCATATGCGTTTCCTGCAGCGGACCGGCGGCGGCGAGTACCAGTTGACCGACGAACAGTTGTTCAGCATCGAGGAACAGAAGCTGTTTACGCGCGCGCTCGAGATTGCGGAAAAGAAAGGGAAGACGATCCATCTCGCGGTCGCTGCCGCGACGGACAAATGGGATGCGATTTTGCGCGCCGCGCAGAGTCTGGAGTCCTCGGCAGTGGCGCTGGGGGCCTCGCCGAACACATCCGTTGTCGAGGATGCGCGACTGGCGGGTCTGGCGTGGGAGCGGCTGTCCGATCCGAAACCGCAATTGGCTCTGCAGTTCTATTTCCCGACGGGCCAGGATCAGATCTTCTATCTCGGACCGCACGCCCCGCACCTGACGCCGAAGGAAATCGATCTTCTGCACGGCATCTGGCTCGCATGCAGTAATGAGGTTGCGCCCGAGGAACTCCACCATCACGACGTTATCCATTTCGCGCTGGAAGAACTTCAACATGACCTGACGAATTCCCAGCGCGAACAGGTTGTGAAGCGGCTCAGGGAACACCTGCAGGCGATCAAAACCCGGAGGGCTCCAGCCTTGCGTTGA
- a CDS encoding potassium-transporting ATPase subunit C, giving the protein MFKPKAPIPADAVTASASGLDPHISAGNAEIQAARVANARKAPVDQVKQLIAQSTENADLGFLGEPRVNVLMLNIALDQQLPVAK; this is encoded by the coding sequence ATGTTCAAGCCCAAGGCCCCGATTCCTGCGGATGCGGTCACGGCCTCCGCGTCGGGATTGGATCCGCACATCAGCGCGGGGAATGCCGAGATCCAGGCGGCGCGAGTCGCAAATGCACGTAAAGCTCCTGTGGACCAGGTCAAACAGCTGATTGCTCAATCGACGGAAAACGCGGACCTGGGATTCCTGGGTGAACCGCGGGTCAATGTGCTGATGCTGAACATCGCGCTCGATCAGCAGCTCCCGGTTGCGAAATAG
- a CDS encoding histidine kinase — protein sequence MTRAESGTRGRLKIFLSYAAGAGKTYRMLDEAQELQRQAVDVVVGYFEPHGRKDTIDKTQGLEMVPRRKLEYRNCMFEEMDTDAILRRAPKVCAVDEFPHTNIPGSERAKRWEDVMVLLDAGIDVMSTMNLQHLESLNDEIFQISGIRVRETVPDWVIKQAEEVVMVDVTPEALLNRLKRGVVYAPDKASRALENFFKEQTLTALRELALRQAAHEVEVRCEDQRPADRILIHITDDPTTAMLIRRGKRVADYLRAECFAVYVSNRADLSDLSHERRETVERHLNFARNLHIETRVLPSQDIAAALVEFARRHQVTQIFLTRPGRSLLPATSLVSKVLRFASDIQVTVVAERKKRL from the coding sequence ATGACGCGAGCCGAATCCGGTACGCGGGGCCGGCTGAAGATTTTCCTGAGCTATGCCGCCGGCGCAGGGAAGACGTATCGAATGCTCGACGAGGCTCAAGAACTCCAGCGGCAGGCGGTGGACGTCGTGGTCGGATACTTCGAGCCTCACGGCCGCAAAGATACCATCGATAAGACCCAGGGCCTCGAGATGGTCCCGCGGCGAAAGCTCGAATATCGCAACTGCATGTTCGAGGAGATGGACACCGATGCGATTCTGCGGCGCGCGCCCAAGGTCTGCGCGGTCGACGAATTTCCCCACACCAACATCCCCGGCTCCGAACGCGCGAAACGCTGGGAGGACGTCATGGTTCTGCTCGACGCCGGCATCGACGTGATGTCGACGATGAACCTGCAGCATCTCGAGAGTCTGAATGACGAGATCTTTCAGATTTCCGGTATCCGCGTTCGCGAAACCGTCCCGGATTGGGTGATCAAACAGGCCGAAGAAGTCGTCATGGTCGACGTCACGCCCGAGGCTTTGCTCAACCGGCTGAAGCGCGGCGTCGTCTATGCGCCCGACAAAGCTTCGCGCGCCCTCGAAAACTTCTTCAAAGAGCAGACGCTGACAGCATTGCGCGAACTGGCGCTGCGCCAGGCAGCGCATGAAGTCGAGGTTCGGTGCGAGGATCAGCGTCCTGCCGACCGTATTCTGATTCACATTACGGATGACCCGACCACTGCAATGCTGATCCGCCGCGGCAAGCGCGTCGCGGACTACCTTCGCGCCGAATGCTTCGCCGTCTACGTTTCGAACCGCGCCGATCTCTCGGATTTATCTCACGAACGGCGCGAAACGGTCGAACGCCATCTGAATTTCGCGCGCAATCTTCATATTGAAACCCGCGTGCTGCCGAGCCAGGACATCGCCGCCGCTCTCGTGGAATTCGCCCGCCGCCATCAAGTGACGCAAATTTTCCTGACGCGTCCGGGCCGCTCGCTGCTGCCCGCGACAAGCCTCGTGTCGAAAGTTCTGCGTTTCGCCTCGGACATCCAGGTTACGGTTGTAGCCGAACGAAAGAAGCGGCTTTAA
- a CDS encoding agmatine deiminase family protein produces the protein MSGANASPTGRSHNLMSGANASPTPRSLGYRMPAEWEKQEAIWLTWPHNEITWPDGMLADVERAYVDIIRALHTGQKIKLLVKDSDSEAKIRLMLDRQGVALSQIVFVPVAAEDSWIRDYGPTFVVHPAERRLAMVKWRFNAWGDKYDDLIRDDRIPHALNKALQLPVFEPGIVLEGGSIEVNGAGTVLTTEQCLLNKNRNPQLSREQIEEYLKEYINVSRVLWLAEGIAGDDTDGHIDDIARFTGKDTVVCAFEDDPADENHEILADNYQRLMSFGLNVIQLPMPGDIRDRHARLPASYANFYIGNAAVVVPVFGHSNDSRALEILQKCFPSHRVVGVQATTMVHGLGTIHCCSQQEPAL, from the coding sequence ATGAGCGGAGCGAATGCAAGCCCGACAGGGCGCAGCCATAATCTGATGAGCGGAGCGAATGCAAGCCCGACACCGAGAAGCCTTGGCTATCGCATGCCGGCGGAGTGGGAGAAACAGGAAGCGATCTGGTTGACCTGGCCGCACAACGAGATCACCTGGCCTGATGGAATGCTCGCCGACGTGGAGCGGGCTTACGTCGACATCATTCGTGCGCTCCACACCGGACAGAAAATCAAGCTGCTGGTCAAAGACTCCGATAGCGAAGCGAAAATCCGCCTGATGCTGGACCGTCAGGGCGTGGCGCTCTCGCAGATCGTATTTGTGCCTGTCGCGGCGGAGGATTCGTGGATCCGCGACTATGGGCCGACGTTTGTCGTCCATCCCGCCGAACGCCGGCTCGCGATGGTGAAATGGAGATTCAATGCCTGGGGAGACAAATACGACGATCTCATCCGTGACGATCGCATTCCGCACGCGTTGAACAAGGCTCTTCAGCTACCCGTGTTCGAGCCCGGAATCGTCCTCGAAGGCGGCTCGATCGAAGTGAACGGCGCGGGGACGGTGCTGACCACGGAACAATGCCTCCTCAATAAAAATCGAAATCCTCAGCTGAGCAGGGAACAGATCGAGGAGTATTTAAAGGAATACATAAATGTCTCACGCGTGCTCTGGCTGGCGGAGGGAATTGCCGGAGACGACACCGACGGCCATATCGACGACATCGCGCGGTTTACCGGCAAGGACACGGTCGTGTGCGCGTTCGAAGACGACCCCGCCGATGAGAACCACGAAATCCTGGCGGACAATTATCAGCGCCTGATGAGTTTCGGGTTGAACGTGATTCAGCTGCCGATGCCGGGCGACATCCGCGATCGCCACGCGCGGCTCCCCGCGAGCTACGCGAATTTCTACATTGGAAACGCAGCCGTCGTCGTACCGGTTTTCGGCCACAGCAACGACAGCCGCGCTCTCGAGATCCTGCAGAAGTGCTTTCCATCGCACCGCGTGGTTGGCGTCCAGGCGACGACAATGGTCCATGGCCTGGGTACGATCCATTGCTGCAGCCAGCAGGAACCTGCCTTGTGA
- a CDS encoding nitrilase-related carbon-nitrogen hydrolase: MRKQTLKIGLVQTRVTANIADNLEKTAGFIKTAARKGAEIICLQELFAQRYFAQTKDRKFFESAQPVPGPLSGFLADCAAANRITLIGGSIYERGGDEKFYNTSLIYGPRGELLGKYRKMHIPHDPNYYEQYYFSPGNLGYLQVQTGKAVVAPLICYDQWYPEAARINAIQGSQVIFYPTAIGWFKELKRDEPFSARRWEAAMRAHGSLNGIFVAAVNRVGKEGDLTFWGGSFVGDPFGEMVARASSSKEEVLVAALDLSRIRASQEGWRFLNNRRPQSYTDLVR; the protein is encoded by the coding sequence ATGCGAAAACAGACGCTTAAGATCGGCCTGGTTCAGACCAGAGTCACCGCAAATATCGCGGACAACCTCGAGAAGACCGCGGGATTCATCAAAACTGCAGCTCGCAAGGGCGCTGAAATCATTTGCCTGCAGGAACTCTTTGCGCAGCGCTACTTCGCGCAGACCAAAGACCGGAAATTCTTCGAAAGCGCGCAGCCGGTGCCGGGGCCGCTTTCCGGGTTCCTTGCCGATTGTGCGGCCGCGAATCGAATCACGCTGATCGGCGGTTCGATTTATGAACGCGGCGGAGACGAGAAGTTCTACAACACGTCGCTGATCTACGGGCCGCGAGGTGAATTGCTCGGTAAGTACCGGAAGATGCACATCCCGCACGATCCGAACTATTACGAACAGTATTACTTCTCGCCGGGAAATCTCGGCTATCTCCAGGTGCAGACCGGCAAAGCCGTCGTCGCGCCACTGATCTGCTATGACCAATGGTATCCGGAAGCCGCGCGCATCAATGCGATTCAGGGCAGCCAGGTGATCTTCTATCCGACCGCGATCGGATGGTTCAAAGAGCTGAAGCGCGATGAGCCGTTCTCCGCCCGGCGCTGGGAAGCCGCCATGCGCGCTCACGGCTCTTTGAATGGGATTTTTGTTGCTGCGGTGAATCGAGTGGGGAAGGAAGGAGACCTGACATTCTGGGGTGGGTCCTTTGTCGGTGATCCTTTCGGAGAGATGGTGGCTAGGGCATCGTCCTCGAAAGAGGAAGTGCTGGTGGCAGCCCTCGACCTTTCGCGCATTCGCGCGTCGCAGGAAGGCTGGCGCTTTCTGAACAACCGCCGGCCGCAGAGCTACACGGACCTGGTTAGATGA
- a CDS encoding NADPH:quinone reductase has product MKAIRVNEFGGPEVLKLQDVPDPKPDSGQVLVRVKAAGVNPVDTYIRAGAYARKPSLPYTPGTDAAGIVEAVGANVKRFKTGDRVYTNGSITGVCAELALCEESRVHRLPSKTSFSQGAALGVPYGTAYRALFQRGGGKAAETVLIHGATGGVGSACVQLARAAGLTVIGTGGSEKGRALVLKEGAHHVLDHRASGYEQQLMNITEGRGVDLIVEMLANVNLAKDLTMLAPAGRVVVVGNRGSVEIDPRQSMARESSILGLTLFAATERDLAEIHAAIIAGLENGSLRPIVGQEIPLNDAAKAHQAVMEPGAFGKVVLIP; this is encoded by the coding sequence ATGAAAGCGATTCGTGTAAACGAGTTTGGCGGCCCTGAGGTCTTGAAACTTCAGGACGTTCCGGATCCGAAGCCGGATTCCGGTCAGGTGCTCGTACGCGTGAAGGCTGCGGGCGTGAATCCGGTCGACACCTACATCCGTGCAGGCGCGTATGCGCGGAAACCCAGCCTGCCATATACGCCGGGCACCGATGCGGCGGGCATCGTCGAGGCTGTGGGCGCCAACGTGAAACGCTTCAAGACCGGCGATCGTGTATACACCAACGGATCGATCACCGGCGTTTGCGCGGAACTCGCTTTGTGCGAGGAATCGCGCGTCCATCGTCTTCCTTCCAAGACGTCGTTCTCACAGGGCGCAGCGCTCGGGGTGCCGTATGGCACGGCTTATCGCGCGCTCTTTCAGCGCGGCGGCGGCAAAGCCGCGGAGACCGTCCTGATCCACGGGGCGACCGGCGGCGTTGGTTCTGCCTGCGTTCAGCTGGCGCGCGCTGCCGGCTTGACCGTCATCGGGACCGGCGGCAGCGAGAAAGGCCGGGCGCTGGTGCTGAAAGAGGGCGCGCATCACGTGCTGGATCACCGGGCTTCCGGCTATGAGCAGCAATTGATGAACATCACGGAGGGCCGCGGCGTCGACCTCATCGTTGAAATGCTCGCGAACGTCAATCTCGCGAAAGATCTGACAATGCTCGCGCCTGCCGGCCGCGTCGTCGTGGTCGGGAATCGAGGCTCGGTCGAGATCGATCCAAGGCAGTCGATGGCGCGCGAATCATCGATCCTCGGGCTGACATTATTCGCGGCAACCGAACGCGATCTGGCCGAGATTCACGCTGCCATCATCGCCGGTCTGGAGAATGGTTCTCTCCGGCCCATCGTCGGCCAGGAGATCCCATTAAATGACGCTGCTAAAGCCCATCAGGCAGTGATGGAGCCCGGCGCCTTCGGAAAGGTTGTTCTGATTCCCTGA